In the genome of Vicia villosa cultivar HV-30 ecotype Madison, WI linkage group LG7, Vvil1.0, whole genome shotgun sequence, one region contains:
- the LOC131620697 gene encoding uncharacterized protein LOC131620697 produces MEVYGNSMVAAPSNVIYLSSILGHDGPSSVHKCDWKCQNERVCGNMFRCRVTGLTHICDKNCNQRILYDNHSSLCIASRQIFPLTPTEEQAVRGVRRKLDAAESSPVENIGCKRRRDAQFHPSPFERSFSAVSPICSQVGDGMDTN; encoded by the coding sequence ATGGAGGTATATGGAAATTCTATGGTTGCAGCTCCTTCAAATGTTATTTATCTGTCAAGTATTTTGGGCCATGATGGTCCGAGTTCTGTTCACAAATGCGACTGGAAATGCCAGAACGAACGTGTTTGCGGAAACATGTTTCGCTGCAGGGTCACAGGGCTGACACACATCTGTGATAAAAACTGTAACCAGAGAATTCTGTATGATAACCATAGCTCCCTTTGTATAGCAAGTCGTCAGATTTTCCCCCTGACTCCAACCGAGGAACAAGCTGTGAGAGGCGTTCGAAGGAAGCTTGACGCGGCAGAGAGTTCGCCTGTTGAGAACATTGGTTGTAAGCGTAGGCGGGATGCACAGTTCCATCCTTCTCcttttgagagatctttctctgCTGTCAGCCCTATCTGCAGCCAAGTTGGAGACGGCATGGATACAAACTAG
- the LOC131620696 gene encoding pathogenesis-related thaumatin-like protein 3.5, translated as MPIVAPWKLQSFFFVFYTLLSCTFSSIFTITNNCPYTIWPGTLAGAGTPPLPTTGFQLDSGQAVKLTSVPGWSGRIWARTGCTFDATGIGKCQTGDCGGRLECDGNGAAPPTSLFEITLGQGDQQDYYDVSMVDGYNLPLLVLPRGVYGKSACNSTGCVTDLNIGCPKELQVVDGDGYQGSVIGCKSACEAFGSDQYCCSGQFANPTICQPSYYSTIFKKACPRAYSYAFDDGSSTFTCKAYEYDIVFCPTSSKINKPNGVFPPPPPPSIGFPYEKVQQDSSSSSIIISPFQLTMFLLVATISMLIEKTWPLI; from the exons ATGCCAATAGTTGCACCTTGGAAACTCCaaagtttcttttttgttttttacaCTTTGTTATCTTGCACTTTCTCTAGCATATTCACCATAACAAACAATTGTCCTTATACTATATGGCCCGGCACGCTTGCCGGCGCAGGAACGCCGCCGCTTCCAACGACTGGATTCCAGCTTGATTCAGGTCAAGCTGTGAAACTAACGAGCGTTCCGGGTTGGTCGGGTCGGATATGGGCGAGGACTGGTTGCACATTTGATGCAACGGGAATCGGGAAATGTCAAACAGGTGATTGTGGTGGAAGGCTTGAATGTGATGGGAATGGTGCAGCGCCACCAACTTCACTCTTTGAGATTACCCTTGGACAAGGTGACCAACAAGATTACTATGATGTTAGCATGGTTGATGGCTACAATTTGCCATTGCTTGTTCTACCAAGAGGTGTATATGGTAAAAGTGCTTGTAATTCCACAGGATGTGTGACTGATCTTAACATAG GTTGTCCAAAAGAACTTCAAGTAGTTGATGGTGATGGATACCAAGGTAGTGTAATTGGTTGTAAGAGTGCCTGTGAAGCCTTTGGATCAGATCAGTACTGCTGCAGTGGACAATTTGCTAATCCAACAATATGCCAACCTTCCTATTATTCTACAATTTTCAAGAAGGCTTGTCCAAGAGCTTATAgctatgcatttgatgatggctCCAGCACTTTCACCTGCAAAGCTTATGAATATGATATTGTGTTCTGTCCTACCAGCAGCAA GATAAACAAACCAAATGGTGTATTTCCTCCACCACCACCGCCTTCGATTGGATTTCCTTACGAGAAGGTTCAGCAAGACAGTTCTTCTTCAAGTATTATTATCTCGCCGTTTCAACTGACAATGTTTCTCCTAGTTGCCACAATCTCCATGCTTATAGAGAAGACTTGGCCATTGATTTGA
- the LOC131617366 gene encoding probable ribonuclease P/MRP protein subunit POP5, translating into MVFKNRYLVMEVFMNPNRDQASGDSIIITQFNVSNAIKDSILVNFGECGLAASLGSFQVKYVNPITNVCIIRASREEHEKVWASITLVRSIGNFPVVFNLLDLSGNLQASKTAALKCEKAKFEQYKLMVGDRLSADDTHRMNNHLAKIELLEH; encoded by the exons ATGGTGTTCAAAAACAGGTACTTGGTGATGGAGGTTTTTATGAACCCTAATAGAGACCAAGCATCGGGTGATTCTATTATAATAACCCAATTTAATGTCTCTAATGCTATAAAAGATAGCATCTTGGTGAATTTTGGGGAGTGTGGTTTGGCTGCATCACTCGGATCATTTCAAG TTAAGTATGTGAATCCAATCACTAATGTGTGCATAATTAGAGCTTCCAGAGAGGAGCATGAAAAAGTATGGGCTTCTATTACATTGGTTAGAAGTATTGGAAATTTCCCAGTGGTGTTTAATTTGCTTGATTTGTCTG GAAATTTACAGGCTTCTAAAACTGCTGCGTTAAAGTGCGAAAAAGCAAAATTTGAGCAGTACAAACTTATGGTTGGTGATCGATTATCAGCTGACGATACTCATCGTATGAATAATCATCTCGCAAAGATTGAACTTTTGGAGCACTGA